The Thomasclavelia ramosa DSM 1402 genome includes a region encoding these proteins:
- a CDS encoding ABC transporter permease, with product MFYHFFKYQFKTLLRNKMVIFWTLVFPLALATFFNLAFANLTASEEFETVKVALVEEQANSQFKETLQELEKGDDKLIDLQITSLDKAQQLLKDEKITGYYVVSNEIKLVVNNTGIDETILESIVNEYNSTMSTVENIATLNPSALQSNILNTVNLSKNNFENQNIGGNTDLTVVYFYTLIGMNCLNASFCGLRTTSQIEANLSRQGTRITISPISKLVTVLSGILSAFIIQFSIMMVLMAYLIFGLGVGFGEQTGYIILLIAIGCFTGVGLGNFAGNVLKFKKEDTKISFLSSFSLVLSFFSGMMIIDIKYWMQTNLPILTYINPVSLITDGLYALYYYDNLSRYTTNMICLFVIGVLLILGSLFFTRRKQYDSI from the coding sequence ATGTTCTATCATTTCTTTAAATATCAATTTAAAACATTGCTTAGGAACAAGATGGTAATATTTTGGACGTTAGTATTTCCACTTGCTCTAGCGACTTTCTTTAACCTAGCATTTGCTAATTTAACAGCAAGTGAAGAATTTGAAACAGTTAAAGTTGCACTTGTTGAAGAGCAGGCTAATTCACAATTTAAAGAAACATTGCAGGAATTGGAAAAAGGTGATGATAAGTTAATTGATTTACAAATCACAAGTTTAGATAAAGCCCAGCAGTTATTAAAAGATGAAAAAATTACGGGTTATTATGTTGTTAGTAATGAAATAAAGTTAGTGGTAAATAATACAGGAATTGATGAAACAATTTTGGAAAGTATTGTTAATGAGTATAACAGTACAATGAGCACTGTTGAAAATATAGCAACATTAAATCCAAGTGCATTACAATCTAATATTTTAAATACAGTCAATTTATCTAAAAATAATTTTGAAAATCAGAATATTGGTGGAAACACGGATTTAACAGTAGTATATTTTTATACTTTAATTGGGATGAACTGTTTAAATGCTAGTTTCTGTGGACTTAGAACAACTAGTCAAATTGAAGCAAATCTATCTAGACAAGGAACTCGAATTACTATATCACCGATTTCAAAACTCGTTACGGTTTTATCGGGAATCTTATCTGCCTTTATTATTCAATTTTCAATAATGATGGTATTAATGGCTTACCTGATCTTTGGATTAGGTGTTGGTTTTGGTGAACAGACGGGTTATATTATTCTTTTGATTGCAATCGGATGTTTTACTGGAGTAGGATTAGGAAATTTTGCTGGAAATGTTCTTAAGTTTAAAAAAGAAGATACTAAAATATCATTTTTATCAAGCTTTTCACTAGTTTTATCATTCTTTTCAGGAATGATGATCATTGATATTAAATACTGGATGCAAACAAATCTTCCTATTTTAACTTATATTAATCCAGTAAGTTTAATTACTGATGGGTTATATGCTTTATACTATTATGATAATTTAAGTCGTTATACTACTAATATGATCTGCTTATTTGTAATCGGAGTTCTTCTAATCTTAGGATCACTATTCTTTACAAGGAGGAAGCAATATGACAGTATTTAA